One Dictyoglomus thermophilum H-6-12 DNA window includes the following coding sequences:
- a CDS encoding ABC transporter ATP-binding protein — translation MNNFSEEIIIEVKNLKKYFPIKRGIILSKHVGDVKAVDDVSFYIRKGETLGLVGESGCGKSTVARTIIRLLEPTDGQIIFDGSDITKLSNKDLRKIRKDMQIIFQDPYSSLNPRMTVSEIIGEPLEVHGIVRNSKEKEKRVQELLELVGLAPYHATRYPHEFSGGQRQRIGIARVLALNPKFIVADEPTSALDVSIRSQIINLMQDLQKEFKLTYLFISHDLAVIRHICDRIAVMYLGKIVEIANNDDLYNSPLHPYTQALLSAIPIPDPEVAEKRKKIVLTGDVPSPVNPPSGCRFHPRCPSVMDICSKEEPILKEINPGHFVACHLY, via the coding sequence ATGAATAACTTTTCTGAAGAGATCATAATAGAAGTAAAAAATCTTAAAAAATATTTTCCAATAAAGAGAGGAATAATACTATCAAAGCATGTTGGTGATGTAAAGGCCGTTGATGATGTAAGTTTTTATATAAGAAAAGGAGAAACTTTAGGTCTTGTTGGGGAATCAGGGTGTGGTAAAAGTACTGTAGCAAGGACTATTATAAGACTTCTTGAACCAACTGATGGGCAAATAATTTTTGATGGGAGTGATATTACAAAACTTTCTAATAAAGATTTAAGAAAAATCAGAAAGGATATGCAGATAATATTTCAGGATCCTTATTCTTCTCTAAATCCAAGAATGACTGTAAGTGAAATTATAGGAGAACCATTAGAAGTTCATGGTATTGTAAGAAACTCTAAAGAGAAAGAGAAAAGAGTTCAGGAACTTTTAGAACTTGTGGGTCTTGCCCCTTATCATGCCACAAGATATCCTCACGAATTTTCGGGTGGTCAGAGGCAAAGAATAGGAATAGCAAGAGTTCTTGCCTTGAACCCCAAATTTATAGTCGCTGATGAACCAACTTCTGCATTGGATGTTTCAATAAGATCTCAGATAATTAATTTGATGCAAGATCTTCAAAAAGAATTTAAGTTAACTTATCTTTTCATATCTCATGATTTAGCAGTTATAAGACATATATGTGACAGAATTGCTGTGATGTATTTGGGGAAAATTGTAGAAATAGCCAATAATGATGATCTGTATAATTCTCCCCTTCATCCATATACTCAGGCTTTGCTCTCTGCTATACCTATTCCAGATCCTGAAGTGGCAGAAAAAAGGAAAAAGATTGTGCTTACTGGAGACGTTCCAAGCCCCGTAAATCCTCCTTCAGGATGTAGATTTCATCCCAGATGTCCCAGTGTGATGGATATTTGCTCAAAAGAAGAGCCAATTTTAAAAGAAATTAATCCGGGCCACTTTGTGGCTTGTCATTTATATTAA
- a CDS encoding GspE/PulE family protein — translation MKEKKPLGEYLLEQGLITKEQLEKALEEQKKTGAKLGQILIERGYVKPEDIGKVLEKQSEIPYISLAEVQIDERVAKSFPENLLRRYKFIPIKRESGVLHIAVVPPIDPVVINEIRRIVKSPIRIFIITDKEFNQAISKLFPLEKATLTVVQDFQKTAPEPTVEIPPALGVEEAPIVKLVSSIINEAINRNASDIHLDPQEKEMKVRYRIHGILYDIMTIPKEVQDAVVTRIKVISGMDIAEKRRPQDGRATYRYENRVFDLRVASIGATYGEMVVIRLLDKTKVLIELDRLGMSDYDLKVFENLIKRPFGMILVTGPTGSGKTTTLYSALNVLNKPEVNIITLEDPVEYALPGINQIQIQPRIGIDFAAGLRNILRLDPNIIMVGEIRDTETLNTSIEAALTGHLLLSTFHANDSASAIARLVQMGVEPFLIASSLIGIVAQRLVRTICLSCKEEYTPSPEEIEELGLTKEEGKNITLARGKGCLFCNYTGYTGRTGVFEILRVTKNIRSLINSGASIDEIRNTALKEGMKTLFMNAREKVLNKITTIDEIRRVIAWEES, via the coding sequence ATGAAGGAAAAAAAGCCCTTAGGTGAATATTTATTAGAGCAAGGGCTGATTACTAAAGAACAGCTAGAAAAAGCTCTTGAAGAGCAAAAAAAGACAGGAGCAAAACTTGGACAAATTCTTATAGAAAGAGGATATGTAAAACCAGAAGATATAGGAAAGGTTTTAGAAAAACAGAGCGAAATTCCATATATTTCACTGGCTGAAGTTCAGATAGATGAAAGGGTTGCAAAGAGTTTTCCAGAGAATCTATTAAGAAGATATAAATTTATTCCCATTAAAAGAGAGTCTGGCGTCTTACATATAGCAGTTGTACCCCCTATAGATCCTGTGGTAATAAATGAAATAAGAAGAATTGTTAAATCTCCTATAAGAATTTTTATCATTACAGATAAGGAGTTTAACCAAGCAATATCTAAACTTTTTCCCTTAGAAAAAGCAACCCTTACAGTAGTACAAGACTTTCAAAAAACTGCTCCAGAACCTACTGTAGAGATACCCCCAGCCTTAGGGGTAGAGGAAGCCCCAATTGTAAAACTTGTATCATCCATAATAAATGAAGCCATAAACAGAAATGCCAGTGATATTCACTTAGACCCTCAAGAAAAGGAAATGAAGGTAAGATACAGGATACATGGAATACTCTATGATATAATGACCATTCCTAAAGAGGTTCAAGATGCGGTAGTTACAAGAATAAAAGTAATCTCTGGAATGGATATAGCAGAAAAAAGAAGACCTCAAGATGGTAGAGCTACCTATAGATATGAAAATAGAGTTTTTGACCTGCGTGTAGCTTCTATTGGGGCTACTTATGGTGAAATGGTAGTAATAAGGCTTTTAGATAAAACCAAGGTACTTATCGAACTTGATAGATTAGGAATGTCAGATTACGATTTGAAAGTTTTTGAAAATCTTATAAAGAGACCTTTTGGTATGATCCTTGTGACAGGTCCTACAGGAAGTGGAAAAACTACTACTTTGTATTCTGCTCTTAATGTATTAAACAAACCTGAAGTGAATATAATCACCCTTGAAGATCCTGTAGAATATGCTCTCCCGGGCATAAATCAAATTCAGATACAACCCCGAATAGGTATAGATTTTGCAGCAGGACTTAGAAATATTCTAAGACTTGATCCCAATATAATCATGGTAGGCGAAATACGAGATACCGAAACCCTAAATACCTCCATAGAAGCAGCCTTAACAGGGCATTTGCTCTTGAGTACTTTCCATGCTAATGACTCTGCAAGTGCTATTGCAAGGCTTGTTCAAATGGGAGTTGAGCCTTTTCTTATAGCCTCCTCTCTAATTGGCATCGTAGCACAGAGATTAGTAAGAACTATATGCCTTTCCTGTAAAGAAGAATATACCCCATCTCCTGAGGAGATTGAAGAACTTGGTCTAACAAAAGAGGAAGGTAAAAATATAACTCTTGCTCGAGGAAAGGGTTGTCTCTTCTGTAATTATACTGGATATACAGGAAGAACAGGAGTTTTTGAAATTCTCAGAGTTACCAAAAATATAAGAAGTTTGATAAATTCTGGTGCATCCATAGACGAGATAAGAAATACTGCCCTTAAAGAAGGAATGAAAACCCTATTTATGAATGCTAGAGAAAAAGTTCTAAACAAAATCACTACTATTGATGAGATAAGAAGAGTAATAGCCTGGGAGGAGAGTTGA
- a CDS encoding ABC transporter ATP-binding protein gives MNELLLEVKNLKTYFFTDEGIVKAVDDVSFSLSKGESLGIVGESGSGKSVTALSIMRLVQNPPGKIMGGEIWYRGENLLEKKETEMREIRGNKISMIFQDPMTSLNPVFTIGDQIMEAIILHQKLDKTSARKKAIEMLELVRIPEASKRIDEYPHQFSGGMRQRVMIAMALSCNPEVLIADEPTTALDVTIQAQILDLIKQLQKELGMSLILITHDMGVVAETCHNVLVMYAGKVVEYADVKTIFKRPSHPYTIGLLESVPRLDVRKDRLKAIEGQPPDLVSLPNYCYYAERCPYKTPECFEQIPDLVEIEPGHYSRCIHAKNLRRSYE, from the coding sequence GTGAACGAGCTACTGCTTGAGGTTAAAAATTTAAAAACATATTTTTTTACCGATGAAGGTATAGTAAAGGCTGTTGACGATGTTAGTTTTAGTCTTAGTAAGGGAGAAAGTTTAGGTATAGTTGGAGAGTCTGGAAGCGGAAAGAGTGTAACAGCTCTTTCTATAATGAGGTTAGTTCAAAATCCGCCAGGAAAAATCATGGGGGGCGAAATTTGGTATAGGGGAGAGAACCTGCTTGAGAAGAAAGAGACTGAAATGAGAGAGATTCGAGGTAATAAAATATCTATGATTTTTCAAGATCCTATGACCTCATTAAACCCTGTATTTACTATTGGTGATCAAATAATGGAAGCTATAATTTTGCATCAAAAGTTAGATAAAACATCAGCAAGGAAAAAGGCTATTGAAATGTTAGAATTGGTTAGGATACCCGAAGCAAGTAAGAGAATAGATGAGTATCCCCACCAGTTCAGTGGAGGAATGAGACAAAGAGTTATGATTGCAATGGCCCTTTCCTGTAATCCTGAAGTCTTAATTGCTGATGAGCCTACCACAGCTCTTGATGTAACTATTCAAGCTCAAATCTTAGATCTTATAAAACAACTCCAAAAAGAGTTAGGTATGTCTTTGATACTTATAACCCATGATATGGGAGTAGTGGCAGAAACATGTCATAATGTTCTTGTAATGTACGCTGGAAAGGTTGTAGAATATGCTGATGTAAAGACCATATTCAAGAGACCTTCTCATCCGTATACCATAGGGCTTTTAGAATCAGTTCCTAGGCTTGATGTAAGAAAAGATAGATTAAAAGCAATAGAAGGTCAACCTCCTGACTTGGTCTCTCTTCCTAATTACTGCTATTATGCTGAAAGATGTCCATATAAAACTCCTGAATGTTTTGAGCAAATTCCTGACCTTGTAGAGATAGAACCAGGACATTACTCTCGTTGTATACATGCTAAAAATCTTAGGAGGTCCTATGAATAA
- the gatB gene encoding Asp-tRNA(Asn)/Glu-tRNA(Gln) amidotransferase subunit GatB, whose translation MYKPVIGLEVHAQLSTKTKLFCSCSTEHENLPPNTNVCPICMGFPGVLPVVNKKAVEYAIKAGLALNCEISNYSKFDRKNYFYPDLPKGYQISQYDLPLCRNGYIDLYVDGEIKRVRIKRIHLEEDAGKLLHIGSGDRLSESDYSLVDFNRAGIPLIEIVTEPDINSPKEARLFLQELRLILRYLGISSGDMEKGSLRCDANISIQTEEGKFGTRTEIKNVNSFFSLEKALEYEIERQIEILKRGEEVIQETRHWDEKKQKTVSLRSKEEAEDYRYFPEPDLPPLMVTEEMKNKLKSEIPELPAKRRERYLALELSPVDVEILVSDKDLSDFFDKALRIYGNAKNLHSWLSVEILSYLNENKLEFKDLDIDPEKFVKLIEMVDKNEITRPVAKEVLRKYLTQKEDPLVIIEKEGLRVVADTSYLQDIIKNVISNNSKAVEDWKKGKKQVINFLVGQVMKETRGRASLDVVKNLLEEELNKL comes from the coding sequence ATGTATAAGCCTGTTATTGGTCTTGAAGTTCATGCCCAATTATCTACAAAGACAAAACTATTTTGCTCTTGTAGTACTGAGCATGAAAATTTGCCTCCTAACACTAATGTTTGCCCTATTTGTATGGGCTTTCCAGGAGTTTTACCTGTGGTAAATAAAAAGGCAGTGGAATATGCTATTAAGGCTGGTCTTGCCTTAAATTGTGAAATATCTAATTATTCCAAATTTGATAGAAAGAATTATTTCTATCCTGATCTTCCTAAGGGATATCAGATTTCTCAATATGATCTACCATTGTGTAGAAATGGATATATAGATCTTTATGTAGATGGAGAAATAAAAAGAGTAAGAATAAAAAGGATTCATCTTGAAGAAGATGCAGGAAAACTTCTCCATATAGGCTCTGGAGATAGACTCTCTGAATCTGACTACAGTCTTGTGGATTTCAATAGAGCAGGAATACCTCTCATTGAGATAGTTACAGAGCCTGATATAAATTCTCCTAAAGAGGCAAGACTTTTTTTACAAGAGTTAAGACTTATATTGAGATATTTGGGTATTAGTAGTGGTGATATGGAAAAGGGTTCCCTAAGGTGCGATGCTAATATATCCATCCAGACCGAGGAAGGTAAATTTGGAACAAGAACAGAAATTAAGAATGTTAATTCTTTCTTTTCTCTCGAAAAAGCTCTTGAATATGAGATAGAGAGGCAGATTGAAATCTTAAAAAGAGGCGAAGAAGTTATCCAAGAAACAAGACATTGGGATGAAAAGAAGCAAAAAACTGTAAGTTTAAGAAGTAAGGAAGAGGCAGAAGATTATAGGTATTTTCCAGAGCCAGATCTTCCCCCCTTAATGGTAACTGAAGAAATGAAAAATAAATTAAAAAGCGAGATACCCGAACTTCCAGCAAAAAGAAGAGAACGATATTTAGCTTTAGAGCTTTCTCCTGTAGATGTGGAGATTCTTGTATCTGACAAAGATTTATCAGATTTTTTTGATAAAGCATTAAGAATTTATGGAAACGCCAAAAATCTTCATAGCTGGTTGTCGGTAGAGATACTAAGTTATTTAAATGAAAATAAGCTTGAATTTAAAGATTTAGATATCGATCCTGAAAAATTTGTAAAATTAATAGAAATGGTAGATAAAAATGAAATCACAAGGCCTGTAGCTAAAGAAGTTTTAAGAAAATATCTTACCCAAAAAGAGGATCCTTTGGTTATAATAGAAAAAGAAGGCCTTAGAGTTGTAGCCGATACTTCCTATTTGCAAGATATAATTAAAAATGTTATATCAAACAATAGTAAGGCAGTGGAAGATTGGAAAAAGGGTAAAAAACAAGTTATAAATTTTTTGGTTGGTCAGGTGATGAAAGAAACAAGGGGTAGAGCAAGTCTTGATGTGGTCAAAAACCTTCTTGAAGAAGAGTTGAATAAATTATGA
- the gatA gene encoding Asp-tRNA(Asn)/Glu-tRNA(Gln) amidotransferase subunit GatA, which produces MRTLREIKKIYENKEANVKEVVESYLEKIKEWEPYINAFLHIPYEDIEKQVKELESKSPNLPLYGIPIAIKDNILTKNIKTTCASKILENFIPPYDATVVKRLKENGAIIIGKTNLDEFAMGSSCENSAFGPTKNPWDIERVPGGSSGGSAACVSAGEVPVSLGSDTGGSIRLPASFTGVIGLKPTYGLVSRFGLVAFASSLDQIGPFGRTVEDIAITLQIIAGHDPMDSTSSPYEIPNYLEGLGKSVKNWRVGIPKELWYKGVSEEVLKTLENSFDVFKEMGVTIEEISLPSLEYALPVYYIISTSEASSNLARYDGVKYGYRDFTAEDIISMYKQTRGKGFGSEVKRRIILGTYALSAGYYDAYYLKATKVRRLIRMEFEEAFKKVDIIASPTSPVLPFKLGERISDPLQMYLTDIMTIPVNLAGIPAISMPAGFYNNLPVGIQFMSSFFTEDKLLQFAYAYQQFVDFSKKYPTLPNKERV; this is translated from the coding sequence ATGAGAACTTTAAGAGAGATTAAAAAAATTTATGAAAATAAAGAGGCTAATGTTAAAGAAGTTGTCGAAAGTTATCTTGAGAAAATAAAAGAGTGGGAACCTTATATTAACGCTTTCTTACATATACCTTACGAAGATATAGAAAAGCAGGTTAAAGAACTTGAAAGTAAATCTCCAAATCTTCCTTTGTATGGTATTCCTATTGCTATTAAAGATAATATTCTTACAAAGAATATAAAGACTACTTGTGCCTCAAAAATTCTTGAAAACTTTATACCACCTTATGATGCCACAGTAGTAAAAAGACTAAAAGAAAATGGTGCCATTATAATTGGAAAAACAAATTTAGATGAATTTGCCATGGGATCTTCTTGCGAAAATTCTGCTTTTGGTCCTACCAAAAATCCTTGGGATATAGAAAGAGTACCCGGTGGATCAAGTGGAGGATCTGCAGCATGCGTCTCTGCTGGTGAGGTTCCGGTATCCTTAGGTTCAGATACAGGAGGGTCTATAAGGCTTCCTGCATCTTTTACAGGAGTGATAGGACTAAAACCAACTTACGGGTTAGTCTCTCGGTTTGGACTTGTTGCTTTTGCTTCGTCATTAGATCAAATAGGGCCTTTTGGAAGAACTGTGGAAGATATAGCAATAACACTTCAAATCATTGCAGGACATGATCCTATGGACTCAACATCATCTCCCTACGAAATTCCTAATTATTTAGAGGGCTTGGGAAAAAGTGTTAAAAATTGGAGAGTGGGAATTCCAAAAGAGCTTTGGTATAAAGGAGTCTCAGAGGAAGTACTTAAGACCCTTGAGAATTCTTTTGATGTATTCAAAGAAATGGGCGTAACTATTGAAGAAATATCTTTACCTTCTCTTGAGTATGCCCTTCCAGTTTATTATATAATCTCTACCTCAGAGGCAAGTTCAAACCTTGCTCGGTATGATGGGGTAAAATACGGTTATAGAGACTTTACTGCAGAAGATATCATTTCTATGTACAAACAGACTAGAGGAAAGGGCTTTGGAAGTGAGGTAAAAAGAAGAATAATTCTTGGAACCTATGCCTTAAGTGCAGGATATTACGATGCATACTATTTAAAAGCCACAAAGGTAAGAAGACTAATAAGGATGGAGTTTGAGGAGGCCTTTAAAAAAGTAGATATTATAGCATCACCTACAAGTCCTGTTTTGCCTTTTAAGCTTGGAGAAAGGATATCTGACCCACTACAAATGTATTTAACAGATATAATGACTATTCCAGTAAATCTTGCAGGAATTCCAGCCATATCTATGCCTGCTGGGTTCTACAATAATCTTCCTGTTGGAATTCAATTCATGAGTTCCTTCTTTACAGAGGATAAATTGCTCCAATTTGCCTATGCTTATCAACAATTTGTAGATTTTTCAAAGAAATATCCTACCCTTCCTAATAAGGAGAGAGTATAA
- a CDS encoding type II secretion system F family protein, whose product MPSFRYVAKDLQGKIYKGILEASSEREVRKLLKAKKLYVVSVKKESDLWKTLTYKKKVTLPELVLFTSQFATLLRSGIILTECLSTLATQTDNAYFRDVLFDVRKNVDAGLSLSEALSRYQNVFPKIFISLVRAGEVTGSLDVMLDKLSKYFDLQHELREKIKSATTYPLIVTIAAIIVVIFMLTFVIPTFQRVYARTNVPLPLPTRITISLGNFVKNNILIILILISLFIVGVRQSLKNKKVKRWWDEYKLKIPKIGKLWRQILLARFASTFYVLITGGILITQSLEILEDVIGNLYFSEHLRKMLSGVLEGRNLSDMMDEEVFTPLLKQMIVVGERSGRLDTMLEEYTRFAEREIDIGTKRITSMIEPALTIFLGVVVFFIVISMYLPMFNMVRLFRR is encoded by the coding sequence TTGCCCTCCTTCAGGTATGTAGCTAAGGACCTACAAGGAAAAATATATAAAGGAATTTTAGAAGCCTCTTCCGAAAGGGAAGTAAGAAAGCTTTTAAAAGCTAAAAAACTATATGTAGTTTCTGTAAAGAAAGAATCAGATTTGTGGAAAACTCTCACTTATAAGAAAAAGGTTACCCTTCCAGAGTTGGTGTTATTTACTTCTCAATTCGCAACCTTACTTAGATCTGGAATAATTTTAACTGAATGTTTGTCAACTCTTGCTACCCAAACTGACAATGCCTACTTTAGAGATGTACTCTTTGATGTAAGAAAGAATGTGGATGCAGGATTGAGTCTTTCAGAAGCTCTAAGTAGATACCAAAATGTATTTCCTAAAATATTTATAAGTCTTGTTAGGGCTGGAGAAGTCACAGGAAGTCTTGACGTAATGTTGGATAAGCTTTCTAAGTATTTTGATCTTCAGCATGAGTTAAGAGAAAAGATAAAATCGGCTACTACATACCCTCTTATTGTTACAATTGCAGCGATAATTGTAGTAATTTTTATGTTGACCTTTGTAATTCCTACTTTTCAAAGGGTTTATGCAAGAACTAATGTTCCCCTTCCTCTACCCACAAGGATTACCATTTCTCTTGGCAATTTCGTTAAAAACAATATTTTGATAATACTAATCCTTATTTCCCTTTTTATTGTGGGAGTAAGGCAAAGTTTGAAGAATAAAAAGGTCAAGAGATGGTGGGATGAATATAAATTAAAAATTCCTAAAATAGGAAAGTTATGGAGGCAAATACTTCTTGCAAGATTTGCAAGTACCTTTTATGTTCTCATCACAGGAGGTATATTGATAACCCAATCCTTAGAAATATTAGAAGATGTGATAGGAAACCTATATTTCTCTGAACATTTAAGAAAGATGTTATCAGGGGTTTTAGAAGGGCGAAATCTGTCTGATATGATGGATGAAGAGGTTTTTACTCCTCTTTTGAAGCAAATGATTGTGGTAGGGGAGAGAAGCGGTAGACTTGATACCATGCTTGAAGAATACACAAGATTTGCAGAGAGAGAAATAGATATAGGTACAAAGAGAATTACCTCTATGATAGAACCTGCCTTGACCATTTTTTTAGGAGTAGTCGTATTCTTTATTGTTATATCCATGTATCTGCCTATGTTTAATATGGTGAGACTATTTAGAAGATAA
- the recA gene encoding recombinase RecA, with translation MEKEKALESAIFQIEKQFGKGAIMRLGSQERFQVPVIPTGILTLDYALGVGGVPRGRIIELFGPEGSGKTTVALQIIASAQKMGGVAAFIDAEHAFDPNYARKIGVNLENLLISQPDTGEQALEIAEILVRSGGVDVIVIDSVAALVPRAELEGEMGDAFIGLQARLMSQALRKLTGVISKSKTVAIFINQLREKVGVFFGNPETTPGGRALKFYASVRIDVRKAESMKEGSEVTGTKVKVKVVKNKVAPPFKEGEFELIYGEGISREGCILDAGVEAKVIERSGTWYIYKDIRLGQGRENAKLYLKEHPEIADEIEREIRKIWGFEEITVENNNVKEEPKEEKTGKKATK, from the coding sequence ATGGAAAAAGAAAAAGCTTTAGAGTCAGCGATATTTCAAATCGAAAAACAATTCGGAAAAGGCGCTATAATGAGATTGGGGAGTCAGGAAAGATTCCAGGTACCTGTTATCCCCACAGGTATACTTACTTTAGATTATGCTCTTGGAGTTGGTGGAGTCCCTAGAGGAAGAATAATAGAACTTTTTGGCCCTGAGGGATCAGGAAAAACTACTGTAGCGCTACAAATTATAGCCTCTGCACAAAAAATGGGAGGCGTTGCAGCCTTTATTGATGCAGAACATGCTTTTGATCCTAATTATGCAAGGAAAATTGGGGTTAATTTAGAAAATCTTTTAATATCGCAGCCAGATACAGGCGAACAAGCTCTTGAAATTGCAGAAATACTTGTGAGAAGTGGAGGAGTAGATGTAATAGTTATAGACTCTGTAGCTGCTTTGGTTCCGAGGGCTGAACTTGAAGGAGAGATGGGTGATGCCTTTATTGGTCTTCAAGCTAGATTAATGTCCCAAGCTTTAAGAAAACTTACAGGAGTAATAAGCAAGTCTAAAACTGTGGCTATTTTCATTAACCAATTGAGAGAGAAAGTAGGAGTTTTTTTTGGAAACCCAGAAACTACTCCAGGTGGTAGAGCATTAAAATTTTATGCGTCGGTAAGAATAGATGTTAGAAAAGCAGAATCAATGAAAGAGGGAAGCGAGGTAACAGGAACAAAAGTCAAGGTTAAAGTGGTAAAAAACAAGGTTGCACCACCATTTAAAGAAGGAGAATTCGAGCTTATTTATGGGGAAGGAATATCTAGAGAAGGATGTATATTAGATGCAGGAGTTGAAGCAAAAGTTATAGAAAGAAGTGGTACTTGGTATATTTATAAAGATATCAGATTAGGGCAGGGCAGGGAAAACGCAAAGTTATATTTAAAGGAGCATCCCGAAATCGCCGATGAAATAGAAAGAGAAATAAGAAAAATATGGGGTTTTGAAGAGATAACTGTAGAAAATAATAATGTAAAAGAAGAACCAAAAGAAGAAAAAACAGGAAAAAAAGCCACAAAATAA
- a CDS encoding type II secretion system protein yields MNILKNSRGFSLLELLVVIAILGILVAIALPRYFDAVADAKRSAQKSNIAIIRTSLEYYRNKNNTYPTLTNFSSFLSDPTYFAEPVVCPYNNKAYTAVDVSQTSTYWATSGNENYLGYTSTANAYTLTYTAP; encoded by the coding sequence GTGAATATTTTGAAGAATAGTAGAGGTTTTTCACTCTTAGAGCTCTTAGTAGTAATCGCAATTTTAGGAATCCTAGTAGCCATTGCTTTACCAAGATATTTTGATGCAGTGGCAGATGCAAAAAGATCAGCTCAAAAATCTAACATAGCAATTATAAGAACAAGCCTTGAATATTACAGAAATAAAAACAACACATATCCAACTTTAACAAACTTTTCTTCATTCTTGTCAGATCCAACTTATTTTGCTGAACCCGTTGTATGTCCATATAATAATAAGGCATATACTGCCGTTGATGTCTCACAAACTTCAACCTATTGGGCTACATCTGGTAATGAAAATTATTTAGGATATACAAGCACAGCAAACGCATACACCTTAACCTATACTGCTCCATAA
- a CDS encoding NAD(P)H-dependent glycerol-3-phosphate dehydrogenase, translating to MEDKKMKITVFGSGSWGTALANVLCEKGYKIILWGRNEDKVKKILELRENIYYLPGYKLDPLLEITSDIEYATKDVDIAIFSIPIQGLRDFLKTNKEYLDKIKFFVNTGKGIEISTLKRPSEIIKEELNVDFERVATLSGPSFAKEVMEKKPLAIVIASMNLNTAKYLQDILSLSFMRIYRSDDIIGVEIGGALKNVIAIAAGISDGLGFGYNAKASLITRGLVEINRIAILYGAHPFTILGLSGLGDLVLTSTSVLSRNWTIGKLIGEGLSLEEALNRLNGMVAEGVYTAKSAYYISQENKVYMPITQEVYKVLYENKSPKEALYSLLSKELKHEIDEDFQFNLL from the coding sequence TTGGAAGATAAAAAAATGAAAATTACCGTTTTTGGAAGTGGAAGTTGGGGAACAGCTCTTGCAAATGTTTTATGTGAAAAGGGCTACAAGATAATATTATGGGGTAGAAATGAGGATAAAGTAAAGAAAATATTAGAACTAAGAGAGAATATATATTATTTACCTGGTTATAAGCTTGATCCATTACTAGAGATTACGTCGGACATCGAATACGCTACAAAAGATGTTGATATTGCGATATTTAGTATTCCTATACAAGGATTAAGGGATTTTTTAAAAACAAATAAAGAATACTTAGATAAGATAAAATTTTTTGTTAACACAGGCAAAGGCATAGAAATCTCCACTCTAAAAAGACCTTCTGAGATAATAAAAGAAGAGCTTAATGTAGACTTTGAAAGAGTTGCAACTCTCTCAGGTCCAAGTTTTGCTAAAGAAGTTATGGAAAAAAAGCCATTAGCTATTGTTATTGCATCGATGAATTTAAATACAGCAAAGTACCTACAAGACATCTTAAGCTTATCTTTTATGAGAATATACAGAAGCGATGACATAATAGGAGTGGAAATAGGTGGAGCCCTTAAAAATGTAATAGCTATTGCAGCAGGCATATCTGATGGTCTTGGATTTGGGTATAACGCAAAAGCAAGTCTTATTACTCGTGGTCTTGTGGAAATAAATAGAATAGCAATTTTATATGGAGCTCATCCTTTCACTATACTAGGACTTTCCGGATTAGGAGATTTAGTATTAACCTCCACAAGTGTTCTTAGCAGAAACTGGACCATAGGTAAACTAATAGGAGAAGGGTTAAGTTTGGAAGAAGCTTTAAATAGGCTTAATGGAATGGTAGCAGAAGGAGTTTATACTGCAAAGTCTGCCTATTATATTTCTCAAGAAAACAAAGTGTACATGCCTATTACTCAAGAGGTCTACAAAGTACTTTACGAAAACAAGTCACCCAAGGAGGCTCTTTACTCACTACTATCTAAAGAGCTAAAGCATGAAATAGACGAAGATTTTCAATTCAACTTGTTATAA
- the gatC gene encoding Asp-tRNA(Asn)/Glu-tRNA(Gln) amidotransferase subunit GatC, protein MERRDFKEQLKKTAHLARLHLTPEEEELFAKQLQNILDYFKKLQELDTSNVEPMAHVLPLYNIWREDEVRESISQEEALKNAPEIEDLGFKIPRIMKREE, encoded by the coding sequence ATGGAGAGAAGAGACTTTAAAGAACAACTTAAGAAGACAGCACATCTTGCAAGATTACATCTTACTCCGGAGGAGGAAGAACTTTTTGCAAAACAACTACAAAATATTCTTGATTATTTTAAGAAACTTCAAGAGCTTGACACTTCAAATGTAGAACCTATGGCTCATGTATTACCTCTTTATAACATTTGGAGAGAAGATGAAGTAAGAGAAAGCATATCTCAGGAAGAAGCCTTAAAAAATGCTCCTGAAATTGAGGACTTAGGATTTAAAATACCAAGGATAATGAAGAGGGAAGAATGA